A stretch of Heptranchias perlo isolate sHepPer1 chromosome 1, sHepPer1.hap1, whole genome shotgun sequence DNA encodes these proteins:
- the LOC137326449 gene encoding calcium uniporter protein, mitochondrial-like, whose protein sequence is MALSRRVLNMSLPVGRQLLLVSRRSPAVRVQAKRDPRPHFHLRRCRVSFYSTVVPSDEVTVEYKFGLPVISITLPSRKERCQFIVKPLLMNVGDFLKDLKDEDQGIDSVAIFSEDGTRVAATTPMIVLLTKNFELVVNDAKYFVKTPLRDRVSSEHSIEMDDVKNLVHRLYVALHAEDHQLHREGELLEKLENLNGELQYLEQIKSQLFLKAEAKSNRLMWTGLALMSTQAGALAWLTWWVYSWDIMEPVTYFITYGSSLAFYAYFLLTRQDCVYPDIKDRQFLHYFHRGAKRHRFDVEKYNKIKEELAEVEKDLRRLRDPLQLQLPIQQFNGKD, encoded by the exons AAAAGGGACCCAAGACCACACTTCCATTTGAGACGATGTAGAGTGAGCTTTTACAGCACCGTGGTGCCATCTGATG AGGTAACTGTTGAATACAAGTTTGGTCTTCCAGTAATCTCCATCACACTTCCCTCCAGAAAAGAGCGTTGCCAGTTTATTGTGAAGCCTCTGTTGATGAATGTTGGAGACTTTCTTAAGGACTTGAAGGATGAGGATCAAGGCATCGACAGTGTTGCAATCTTTTCAGAAG ATGGCACTAGAGTTGCAGCCACGACACCGATGATCGTTTTACTAACAAAGAACTTTGAACTGGTTGTTAATGATGCGAAGTATTTTGTAAAGACCCCTCTTAGAG ACAGAGTAAGCAGCGAGCATTCTATAGAAATGGACGATGTAAAGAACCTGGTTCATAGGCTTTACGTAGCACTACATGCAGAAGATCACCAATTGCACAGAGAGGGGGAATTGCTGGAGAAACTGGAAAATCTGAATGGAGAGCTGCAGTATCTTGAACAG ATAAAGTCTCAGTTATTTTTGAAGGCCGAAGCTAAATCCAATAGATTAATGTGGACTGGTTTAGCTCTTATGTCCACTCAAGCTGGAGCACTGGCCTGGTTAACGTGGTGGGTCTACTCCTGGGATATAATGGAGCCAGTCACTTACTTCATCACATATGGGAGCTCTCTGGCCTTTTATGCTTACTTCCTCCTCACACGCCAG GATTGTGTTTATCCTGATATAAAAGACAGACAGTTCCTTCATTACTTTCATCGAGGAGCCAAAAGACACAGATTTGATGTAGAGAAGTACAACAAAATCAAGGAGGAGCTGGCTGAG GTGGAAAAGGATCTGCGACGACTACGTGACCCTTTGCAATTGCAACTTCCAATCCAGCAGTTTAACGGCAAAGACTAA